The Rhinolophus ferrumequinum isolate MPI-CBG mRhiFer1 chromosome 6, mRhiFer1_v1.p, whole genome shotgun sequence genome has a window encoding:
- the CILP gene encoding LOW QUALITY PROTEIN: cartilage intermediate layer protein 1 (The sequence of the model RefSeq protein was modified relative to this genomic sequence to represent the inferred CDS: inserted 1 base in 1 codon; deleted 1 base in 1 codon) yields MLPTGPGGTMVGTKAWMFFLVLEVTSVLGRQMMLTHSVRRVRPGKRTFSNLCKPADPLKSPGEWTTWFNIDHPGGKGDYERLDAIHFYYGDRVCAQPLRLEARTTDWIPAGSTGQVVHSSPHEGFWCLNREHRPGQNCSNYTVRFLCPPGSLRRDTERIWSSWSPWSKCSAACGHTGVQTRTRSCLAETVSLCREATEEGRLCMDQACTACDLICXMGQVNADCDACMCQDFVLHGAVSLPGGAPASGATVYLLTKTPKLLTRTDSSGRFRVPGLCPDGKSILKITKTKFAPIKLTMPKTRVKSATISAEFTRAESPYIVKNPKTKARRAGQNVALCCKATGKPSPDKYFWYHNNTLLDPSLYKHESKLVLRNLQRDQAGEYFCKAQSDSGAAKSQISQLTVIAPDETPCNPIPESFLIRLPHDCFQNATNSFYYDVGRCPVKTCAGQQDNGIRCWDAVEYCCGISRTEEREIQCNGYTLPTKVAMECSCQRCTETRSIVRGRVSAADNGEPMRFGHVYMGSNRVSMTGYKGTFTLHVPQDTERLVLTFVDRLQKFVNTTKVLPFNRKGSAVFHEIKMLRRKEPITLEAMETNIIPLGEVAGEDPVAELEIPSKSFYRQNGEPYTGKVKASVTFLDPRDISTATATQSDLNFISDEGDTFPLRTYGMFSVDFTDEATSESLNVGKVKVHLDSNQVKMPEHVPTMKLWSLNPDTGLWEEEGDFKYESQRRNKREERTFLVGNMEIRERRLFNLDVPESRRCFIKVRAYRSERFLPSEQIQGVVVSVINLEPRTGFSSNPRAWGRFDSVITGPNGACLPAFCDDQSPDAYSAYVLASLAGEELEAVESSPKFNPNAIGVPQPYLNKLRYRRTDHDDPRVKKTAFQISMAKPRPNSAEESNGPIYAFENLRACEEAPPSAAHFRFYQIEGDRYDYNTVPFNEDDPMSWTEDYLTWWPKPMEFRACYIKVKIVGSVEVNVRSRNMGGTHRQTVGKLYGIRDVKSTRDRDQSNVSSACLEFKCSGMLYDQDRVDRTLVKIIPQGSCHRASVNSMLHEYLVNHLPLAVNNDTSEYTMLAPLDPLGHNYGIYTVTDQDPRVAKEIALGRCFDGTSDGSSRIMKSNVGVALTFNCIEKQVGRQSAFQYLQSTPARSPATPSTIRGRMPSMRQQQASRDGQRQPQRMVSLRFPGVAQQPLNN; encoded by the exons ATGCTCCCTACAGGGCCTGGGGGAACGATGGTGGGGACCAAGGCCTGGATGTTCTTCCTGGTTCTGGAA GTCACTTCTGTGTTGG GGAGGCAGATGATGCTCACACATTCGGTGAGAAGAGTCCGGCCAGGGAAGAGGACCTTCAGTAATCTCTGCAAGCCTGCTGATCCCCTGAAGA GTCCTGGTGAGTGGACAACATGGTTCAACATTGACCACCCAGGCGGGAAGGGTGACTACGAGCGGCTGGATGCCATTCACTTCTACTATGGGGACCGTGTGTGCGCTCAGCCCCTGCGGCTGGAGGCCCGGACCACTGACTGGATACCTGCAGGCAGCACTGGCCAGGTGGTCCATAGCAGTCCCCATGAGGGCTTCTGGTGCCTCAACAGGGAGCATCGGCCTGGCCAGAACTGCTCCAATTACACTGTGCGCTTCCTCTGCCCACCAG GTTCCCTGCGCCGAGACACAGAGCGCATCTGGAGCTCATGGTCTCCCTGGAGCAAGTGTTCTGCTGCTTGTGGTCACACTGGGGTCCAGACCCGAACACGCAGCTGCTTGGCAGAGACAGTGTCACTGTGCCGTGAGGCCACTGAGGAGGGTCGGCTCTGCATGGACCAGGCCTGTACAG CCTGTGACCTGATCT CCATGGGCCAGGTGAATGCTGACTGCGATGCCTGCATGTGCCAGGACTTTGTGCTGCATGGGGCTGTCTCCCTCCCTGGGGGTGCGCCAGCCTCAGGGGCCACTGTCTACCTGCTGACCAAGACGCCTAAGCTACTGACCCGGACGGACAGTAGTGGGAGGTTCCGAGTCCCTGGCTTGTGCCCAGATGGCAAAAGCATCCTGAAGATCACAAAGACCAAGTTTGCTCCTATCAAGCTCACAATGCCCAAGACTAGAGTGAAGTCAGCCACCATCAGTGCAGAGTTCACAAGGGCAG AGTCTCCATACATTGTGAAGAATCCCAAGACAAAAGCACGGAGAGCTGGGCAGAATGTGGCTCTGTGCTGTAAGGCCACGGGGAAGCCCAGTCCAGATAAGTATTTCTG GTACCACAATAACACGCTGCTGGACCCCTCCCTCTATAAGCATGAGAGCAAGCTGGTGCTGAGGAACCTGCAGCGGGACCAGGCTGGGGAGTACTTCTGCAAGGCCCAGAGCGACTCAGGGGCTGCAAAGTCCCAGATCTCCCAGCTGACTGTCATAG CCCCTGATGAGACCCCTTGCAACCCAATCCCTGAGAGCTTCCTTATCCGGCTGCCCCACGATTGCTTCCAGAATGCCACCAACTCCTTCTACTATGACGTGGGCCGTTGCCCTGTCAAGACCTGTGCAGGGCAGCAGGATAATGGGATCAGGTGTTGGGATGCTGTGGAGTACTGCTGTGGCATCTCCAGAACAGAGGAGCGGGAGATCCAGTGCAATGGGTACACGCTACCCACCAAGGTGGCCATGGAGTGCAGCTGCCAGCGGTGTACAGAGACCCGGAGTATCGTGCGGGGCCGTGTCAGTGCCGCGGACAATGGGGAACCCATGCGCTTTGGCCACGTATACATGGGGAGCAACCGTGTGAGTATGACTGGCTACAAGGGCACTTTCACCCTCCATGTCCCCCAGGACACTGAGAGGCTGGTGCTCACCTTTGTGGACAGGCTGCAGAAGTTCGTCAACACCACCAAAGTGCTGCCCTTCAACAGGAAGGGGAGTGCGGTGTTCCATGAGATCAAGATGCTTCGGCGGAAAGAGCCCATCACCTTGGAGGCCATGGAGACCAACATTATCCCCCTAGGGGAGGTAGCTGGTGAAGACCCTGTTGCTGAGCTGGAGATCCCATCCAAGAGTTTCTACAGGCAGAACGGGGAGCCCTACACAGGAAAAGTAAAGGCCAGTGTGACCTTCCTGGACCCTCGCGATATTTCCACAGCCACAGCTACTCAGAGTGACCTGAACTTCATCAGTGATGAAGGAGACACCTTCCCCCTTCGGACATATGGCATGTTCTCTGTGGACTTCACAGATGAGGCCACCTCTGAGTCCCTTAATGTTGGCAAGGTGAAGGTCCACCTTGACTCAAACCAGGTCAAGATGCCAGAGCACGTGCCCACGATGAAACTCTGGTCACTCAACCCAGACACAGGGCTGTGGGAAGAGGAAGGTGACTTCAAATATGAAAGCCAAAGGCGgaacaaaagagaagagagaacctTCCTTGTGGGCAACATGGAGATCCGAGAGAGGAGGCTCTTTAACCTGGATGTCCCTGAAAGCAGGAGGTGCTTTATCAAGGTGAGGGCCTACAGGAGTGAGAGGTTCTTGCCTAGTGAGCAGATCCAGGGGGTCGTGGTCTCTGTGATCAACCTGGAGCCCAGGACTGGCTTCTCGTCCAACCCTAGGGCCTGGGGACGCTTTGACAGTGTCATCACGGGCCCCAACGGGGCCTGCCTTCCTGCATTCTGCGATGACCAGTCCCCCGATGCCTATTCTGCCTATGTCTTGGCAAGCCTGGCTGGGGAAGAACTGGAAGCAGTGGAGTCTTCTCCTAAATTCAACCCAAATGCAATTGGTGTCCCTCAGCCCTACCTCAACAAGCTCAGGTACCGTCGGACTGACCATGACGACCCACGGGTTAAGAAGACAGCTTTCCAGATCAGCATGGCTAAGCCAAGGCCCAACTCAGCTGAGGAGAGCAATGGGCCTATTTATGCCTTTGAGAACTTGCGGGCATGTGAGGAGGCACCGCCCAGTGCGGCTCACTTCCGGTTCTACCAGATCGAGGGGGATCGGTATGACTACAACACTGTCCCCTTCAATGAGGATGACCCCATGAGCTGGACTGAAGACTACCTGACATGGTGGCCCAAGCCAATGGAGTTCAGAGCCTGCTACATTAAGGTGAAGATTGTGGGGTCAGTGGAGGTGAATGTGCGATCCCGCAACATGGGGGGAACCCACCGGCAGACTGTGGGGAAGCTGTATGGAATCCGGGATGTGAAGAGCACACGGGATAGGGACCAGTCCAACGTCTCGTCTGCCTGTTTGGAGTTCAAGTGCAGTGGGATGCTCTATGACCAGGACCGTGTGGACCGCACACTGGTAAAGATCATCCCCCAGGGCAGCTGCCATCGAGCCAGTGTAAACTCCATGCTGCATGAGTACCTGGTCAACCACCTGCCACTGGCGGTCAACAATGACACCAGTGAGTACACCATGCTGGCGCCCCTGGATCCACTGGGCCACAACTATGGCATCTACACTGTCACTGACCAGGACCCTCGCGTGGCCAAGGAGATTGCGCTTGGCCGGTGCTTTGATGGCACATCTGATGGCTCCTCCAGAATCATGAAGAGCAACGTGGGAGTGGCTCTCACCTTTAACTGCATAGAGAAGCAGGTGGGTCGCCAGAGCGCCTTCCAGTACCTCCAAAGCACCCCAGCCAGGTCCCCTGCCACCCCCAGCACGATCCGAGGAAGAATGCCCTCCATGAGGCAGCAGCAGGCAAGTAGGGATGGCCAGCGCCAGCCTCAAAGGATGGTGTCGCTGAGGTTTCCTGGGGTTGCTCAGCAGCCTCTGAACAACTAA